The Tubulanus polymorphus chromosome 1, tnTubPoly1.2, whole genome shotgun sequence genome contains a region encoding:
- the LOC141914717 gene encoding uncharacterized protein LOC141914717, with product MTMALSNFSASDVDADLRRPKRLPVKRSTIFQADFTNNETLDLDGIVKLLQAYGNYDVGGINCRICGKLYKSKVCYVKHLWEHSIYWKSFEGETNHTRVLSIQAALILYNRNNNCHHTSNPIDHDLLNLLVTAPQDKKKDSQEFHQHQLHSRNLRKSPYKRKKSSSLSEPDMRSS from the exons ATGACCATGGCGTTGAGTAATTTCAGCGCTAGCGATGTTGATGCAGATCTCAGAAGACCGAAGCGTTTGCCCGTTAAGAGATCGACGATTTTCCAAGCCGATTTCACGAACAACGAGACGTTAGATTTGGATGGAATAGTGAAGTTGTTGCAAGCGTATGGTAATTACGACGTTGGTGGAATAAATTGTAGAATATGCG GTAAACTGTATAAAAGTAAAGTGTGTTATGTGAAACATCTTTGGGAACACAGTATTTATTGGAAATCATTTGAAGGAGAGACCAATCACACAAGAGTTCTGTCGATTCAGGCTGCTTTAATTCTGTACAATAGGAACAACAACTGTCATCATACCAGTAATCCTATCGATCATGATCTCCTTAATCTGTTAGTTACTGCACCTCAAGATAAAAAGAAGGATTCTCAAGAATTTCATCAGCACCAGCTTCATAGCCGAAATCTTCGCAAATCACCGTATAAACGTAAAAAATCCAGCTCTTTATCTGAACCAGATATGCGTTCTTCATAA